Proteins encoded by one window of Cloeon dipterum chromosome 2, ieCloDipt1.1, whole genome shotgun sequence:
- the Dh31 gene encoding diuretic hormone class 2 isoform X1 yields the protein MRPGIAASLFALITLCLMACANGSPLINPSNEVIETDMDPELMLQILARLGQSMLRNQELERIYTPKSSKRGLDFGMSRGFSGSQTAKHLLGLAAASYAGGPGRRKRDAAPFTN from the exons ATGAGGCCAGGAATTGCAGCCAGCCTGTTCGCGCTTATCACATTATGCCTGATGGCCTGCGCAAATGGATCCCCCCTAATCAATCCAAG CAACGAAGTAATAGAGACGGACATGGATCCTGAATTGATGCTCCAAATTCTGGCTCGCTTGGGACAGTCGATGTTGAGGAATCAAGAATTGGAGAG AATTTACACCCCAAAGAG CTCAAAACGAGGCCTGGATTTCGGCATGAGCCGTGGCTTCTCGGGCTCGCAGACGGCCAAACACCTGCTCGGACTGGCGGCCGCCTCTTACGCAGGCGGGCCCGGCCGCAGGAAGCGCGACGCGGCACCATTCACCAACTAA
- the Dh31 gene encoding diuretic hormone class 2 isoform X2, translating to MRPGIAASLFALITLCLMACANGSPLINPSNEVIETDMDPELMLQILARLGQSMLRNQELESSKRGLDFGMSRGFSGSQTAKHLLGLAAASYAGGPGRRKRDAAPFTN from the exons ATGAGGCCAGGAATTGCAGCCAGCCTGTTCGCGCTTATCACATTATGCCTGATGGCCTGCGCAAATGGATCCCCCCTAATCAATCCAAG CAACGAAGTAATAGAGACGGACATGGATCCTGAATTGATGCTCCAAATTCTGGCTCGCTTGGGACAGTCGATGTTGAGGAATCAAGAATTGGAGAG CTCAAAACGAGGCCTGGATTTCGGCATGAGCCGTGGCTTCTCGGGCTCGCAGACGGCCAAACACCTGCTCGGACTGGCGGCCGCCTCTTACGCAGGCGGGCCCGGCCGCAGGAAGCGCGACGCGGCACCATTCACCAACTAA
- the LOC135935461 gene encoding NACHT and WD repeat domain-containing protein 2 isoform X2, giving the protein MDDRMVDRIFAGSLEHRLPPVSSKIVRIFTSSTFTDTGMERNTLMAQVYPKLKDYCREKHGLEFQVVDMRWGVRDEATDDHMTTELCMREIRNCQRLSMGPNFVRVPKLQQQDQAIWWDTMVKMQKLLRKASQSLFNGGKIDKDTMHNYFMSVTEREIINGILNVKNTKNHCLGYIRYINNINLQNLKKASLFIDILNRSLDTEACKLMADLRDVRLPNKIEATNLQRYTIEWIGREGLDPDTHSEYLQHFITHFYKNMVKLVDRAMRKEDSSAQGQIVTEILQHMNACMSCVEVFYGREDTLERIRAHQQNPEAKKPLVLYGEGGCGKTSMLSKSASMSPKWFPGSKPICIIRFLGTTPDSSSLQPTLVSICQQISYNYMLPFEDIPDDLVPLTAYFKYLLTMATKEMPLLLFLDSIDQLTGAQGANKISWLPTKIPPHCKIILTCAAEADNPEISRDYHLLRRMIDADENFIEITDLGEDLAMQVTRMWMQKACRDLTNYQWRLVANAISKCSLPIFVKLVFAEICRWRSYTRPQETYLASTIMDSIMMLFERIEKQHGRLLVFHALAYITAAKSGLSESELEDLISLDDKVLDDVYQYHLPPTRRIPPLLWTRIRNDLPNYLSEREADGVSVMNWYHRQFRDAAKERYFKNKNLSNYFHSSIADYFLGIWGGGVPKPFKFTEIQRHRFNLASKDSSADRKVPTQPLVYYTKEGKVSRYNLRKFGELPFHLVRSQRFDDLFEHVLFNYQWIHAKLSSCPLQAVLSDFEDACAHLSNKETIRELTLVADALRLGGAILGVYPDMLASQLVGRLLPEIATNPNVKRLLEQCDKEGPHHSALIPMHHCLHTPGGPLKYSLEGHQFAVFGFKLTADYRYIVSVSNKFLTWDLATSDLTREVNPDIEGIMQNLVLSPDNRFAAAYTNNNMVVLLNMLSSEFVILATPLENDEEIHGVFLLNAHLLVHGSHTWVQYSLQGDLQARHEGAEFISATFAQAGMEDESGWVRKPILTMECQSLQTMRFILWSGQLDKPDMMLIASNEDGQKMQPLPFHSAMAQNAGWTKVYCMTQEKGVVEASVDGTMWTVTKEFDKPGEQLLQLKLDKEEEHLFGTTCNGFRIWHLEKCTMKSFTLPHSVRNISTKMLQSNSCVLSLSKDILVAAVRKSLHVWSVETEQLLKQLDAHFGRIISLEPLTIGNWNLIITSSIDRSVKVWNINNIFEQVHAIDRHELQIDQITIAQEACIAVTVTRGCVGVWDLLTGTQQSRLADSPLGAIVTHAEVTSDGRYIVSAESGNLIIWNRVQESVIFKEEQPNIKQILLLNNGERFLTVSGPPEGSTDGLLVVRTLPDGGRVWAANFSLSTSFKPAVVTSDNEHIVICSQEDVSGVPKSSKKPSSRRGSVSSTPGSVHSSRSSKSSRSGSARSRSNSVGSTSSGTGPSTKEMLMVFDAETGTLNAKFQLKSGKEVLQILAMPNKGNLVAVIDSDKATVVDIRGGNGNNAKVSRTIQKWGGCCTQDGKYGLYAPTRGGLQLLELKHGATVKTFIPKVAEGVFTVMSLFNQTDEYVLYYHSGRRTLRVFRTADASMIANYRVQAELSAIASTKDGKALVLGAVDGCISVLALADPSKPEMISFLSTLPSRDEKWKKESSLKHREIEDTEKLGA; this is encoded by the exons ATGGACGATCGGATGGTGGACAGGATTTTTGCGGGCTCGCTGGAGCATCGGCTGCCGCCCGTCAGCTCCAAGATTGTTCGCATTTTTACCAGCTCTACTTTCACAG ACACTGGCATGGAGAGGAACACTTTGATGGCCCAGGTGTACCCAAAACTGAAGGACTACTGTCGCGAGAAACACGGCCTTGAATTTCAG GTGGTGGACATGCGATGGGGCGTGAGAGATGAAGCCACGGACGACCACATGACAACTGAATTGTGCATGAGAGAGATTAGAAACTGCCAGAGACTCTCCATGGGCCCCAACTTTGTG CGAGTTCCTAAGCTGCAGCAGCAAGATCAAGCTATCTGGTGGGACACAATGGTGAAGATGCAAAAACTGCTGCGAAAAGCGTCGCAGTCATTATTCAACGGCGGCAAAATTGACAAAGACACCATGCATAACTATTTCATGTCAG TGACTGAGCGAGAGATTATAAACGGTATCTTGAATGTGAAAAACACCAAAAACCACTGCCTCGGCTATATCAGATACATCAACAACATTAACCTACAAAATCTAAAGAAGGCGTCGTTGTTTATTGATATTCTTAATAGAAGTCTCGACACTGAAGCTTGCAAACTCATGGCTGATCTCAGGGATGTCCGACTACCAAACAAAATAGAAGCAACAAATTTGCAaag ATACACGATTGAATGGATTGGGCGCGAAGGTTTGGACCCTGACACTCACTCAGAGTACTTGCAACATTTCATCacgcatttttataaaaacatgGTAAAATTGGTGGACCGCGCGATGCGAAAAGAAGACTCAAGCGCGCAAGGACAGATCGTCACAGAAATCCTGCAGCACATGAACGCGTGCATGAGCTGCGTCGAG GTGTTTTACGGTCGGGAGGACACTCTCGAGCGAATCAGAGCGCACCAGCAAAATCCAGAGGCCAAAAAACCGCTGGTCCTTTACGGCGAGGGTGGTTGCGGCAAAACATCCATGCTCTCCAAGTCGGCCTCGATGTCGCCAAAGTGGTTTCCTGGCTCTAAGCCGATTTGCATAATTAGGTTTCTCGGCACCACACCTGACTCGAGCAGTCTCCAGCCTACCCTCGTGTCCATTTGTCAGCAg ATATCCTATAACTACATGTTGCCATTTGAGGATATTCCGGACGACTTGGTGCCTCTGACGGCCTATTTCAAGTACCTCTTGACAATGGCAACCAAGGAAATGCCCCTGCTACTTTTCCTCGACTCGATCGACCAGCTGACGGGGGCGCAAggcgcaaataaaatttcctggcTGCCGACGAAAATTCCGCCCCACTGCAAA ATCATTTTGACGTGCGCCGCAGAGGCGGACAACCCAGAAATTTCGCGCGACTACCACCTGTTGAGGCGGATGATTGATGCTGATGAGAATTTCATTGAGATAACAGATCTCGGCGAGGACTTGGCAATGCAAGTTACACG CATGTGGATGCAGAAGGCGTGCAGGGATTTGACTAATTACCAGTGGCGCTTGGTGGCAAACGCAATTTCAAAATGCTCGCTGCCCATCTTCGTCAAATTAGTTTTTGCCGAAATTTGCCGCTGGAGGAGCTACACGAGGCCGCAGGAAACGTACTTGGCCTCAACCATCATGGATTCGATTATGATGTTGTTTGAAAGGATTGAAAAACag CACGGTAGGCTGTTGGTTTTCCACGCGCTCGCGTATATCACGGCCGCTAAAAGTGGCCTGTCCGAGTCTGAGCTGGAGGATTTGATTTCCCTGGACGATAAAGTCTTGGACGACGTCTATCAGTACCACTTGCCGCCGACAAGAAGGATTCCTCCACTGCTTTGGACGAGAATTAGAAACGACTTACCCAATTATTTATCAGAGCGGGAAGCTGACGGCGTCAGCGTCATGAATTGGTACCACAG aCAATTCCGAGACGCAGCCAAGGAGCGTTATTTCAAGAATAAGAACCTTTCAAACTACTTTCACTCCTCCATCGCGGACTATTTCCTCGGAATATGGGGTGGTGGCGTCCCtaagccatttaaatttactgaaattcAACGACACAG ATTCAACTTGGCTTCTAAAGACAGTTCAGCAGACAGGAAAGTGCCGACTCAACCGCTTGTGTATTACACAAAGGAGGGCAAAGTTTCTCGTTATAATTTAAGAAAG TTTGGAGAGTTGCCTTTCCACTTGGTCAGGTCACAACGATTCGACGACCTGTTTGAGCACGTCCTCTTTAATTACCAGTGGATTCACGCTAAGCTATCCTCGTGCCCTTTGCAAGCGGTGCTCTCTGATTTCGAGGACGCCTGCGCTCATCTCTCAAATAAAGAAACAATCAG GGAGCTAACTTTGGTAGCTGACGCGTTAAGATTAGGCGGTGCAATTCTGGGCGTTTATCCAGACATGCTTGCGTCGCAATTAGTCGGCCGCCTTCTGCCAGAAATCGCTACCAACCCTAATGTAAAACGGCTGCTTGAACAATGTGATAAGGAAGGCCCGCACCACTCCGCCCTCATTCCCATGCATCACTGTCTGCACACCCCAGGTGGCCCCCTcaag TATTCACTGGAGGGCCACCAGTTTGCCGTGTTTGGCTTCAAACTCACCGCCGACTACCGCTACATTGTGTCTGTCTCAAACAAGTTCCTCACCTGGGACCTGGCCACCAGTGACCTGACCCGCGAAGTCAATCCCGACATCGAGGGAATCATGCAAAATTTGGTTCTCAGCCCGGACAACAGATTCGCGGCCGCCTACACAAATAACAACATG GTTGTTCTCCTGAACATGTTGAGCAGTGAATTTGTAATCCTGGCCACGCCGCTAGAGAATGATGAGGAGATCCATGGTGTTTTCCTGTTGAATGCACATCTACTCGTGCATGGAAGCCACACATGGGTTCAGTACAGTCTGCAGGGCGATCTGCAAGCGCGTCATGAAGGCGCCGAGTTTATCAGCGCCACTTTCGCACAG GCGGGCATGGAGGATGAAAGCGGCTGGGTGCGTAAGCCGATTTTGACAATGGAATGCCAGAGCCTACAGACAATGCGATTCATTCTGTGGAGTGGCCAATTAGATAAGCCAGACATGATGCTAATCGCGAGCAACGAGGACGGACAAAAAATGCAACCGCTCCCTTTTCACAG CGCCATGGCGCAAAATGCCGGGTGGACCAAAGTTTACTGCATGACACAAGAGAAAGGCGTGGTTGAGGCTAGCGTGGACGGCACGATGTGGACGGTTACCAAAGAATTTGACAAGCCTGGGGAACAACTACTGCAGTTAAAACTCGACAAAGAGGAAGAACATCTTTTCGGTACAACTTGCAACGGCTTTAG AATATGGCATTTGGAAAAGTGCACCATGAAATCGTTCACGCTGCCTCACAGCGTTCGAAACATTTCAACGAAAATGCTGCAGTCCAACTCCTGCGTGCTTTCATTATCAAAGGACATTCTAGTGGCGGCAGTTAG GAAAAGCTTGCACGTTTGGAGTGTTGAAACAGAGCAATTGTTGAAACAGCTTGATGCCCATTTCGGCAGAATAATTTCCCTAGAACCACTCACTATTGGCAATTGGAATTTA ATCATTACGTCGTCTATCGACAGATCAGTAAAAGTTTGGAACATAAACAATATCTTTGAGCAAGTCCACGCGATTGACAGACACGAATTGCAGATTGATCAGATAAC AATCGCGCAAGAAGCGTGTATCGCGGTTACCGTGACCAGAGGTTGCGTGGGAGTGTGGGACCTGCTCACGGGCACCCAGCAATCCCGCCTGGCCGACAGCCCTTTGGGTGCGATCGTCACACATGCAGAGGTGACCTCAGATGGAAG ATACATCGTGTCCGCTGAGTCGGGGAATTTGATTATCTGGAATCGAGTGCAGGAGAgcgttatttttaaagaggaacaACCCAACATCAAGCAGATTTTGCTGCTGAATAATGGCGAAAG GTTTTTGACTGTGTCCGGACCACCTGAAGGCTCAACAGACGGCTTATTAGTGGTTAGAACTTTGCCCGACGGCGGACGCGTTTGGGCAGCAAACTTCTCTCTGAGCACAAGTTTCAAACCAGCCGTTGTTACCAGTGATAATGAGCATATTGTAATCTGCAGCCAGGAAGACGTCTCCGGTGTTCCTAAGTCGAG CAAGAAACCCAGCTCCCGACGGGGCAGTGTGTCCAGTACACCGGGCAGTGTCCATTCCTCCAGGAGCAGCAAGTCCAGTCGCTCTGGCTCGGCAAGGAGCCGCTCGAATTCCGTCGGTTCCACTTCATCTGGCACAGGCCCGAGCACCAAAGAAATGCTGATGGTTTTTGACGCCGAAACGGGCACCCTTAACGCCAAATTCCAACTAAAATCCG GGAAGGAAGTGCTGCAAATACTGGCGATGCCAAACAAGGGAAACCTGGTGGCTGTGATTGATTCGGATAAAGCTACTGTGGTCGATATTcgcggcggcaacggcaatAACGCCAAAGTGTCGAGGACGATCCAGAAATGGGGCGGCTGCTGCACACAGGACGGCAAATACGGCCTCTACGCCCCGACTCG CGGCGGCTTGCAGCTGCTGGAGCTGAAACATGGAGCGACTGTCAAAACATTCATTCCTAAAGTTGCTGAGGGTGTTTTTACTGTCATGtcgctttttaatcaaacggATGAGTATGTACTCTACTATCACAGCGGACGACGGACGTTGCGCGTATTCAG GACTGCCGATGCGAGTATGATTGCAAACTACCGCGTGCAAGCAGAGTTGAGCGCTATTGCGAGCACCAAAGACGGAAAAGCGCTCGTCCTGGGAGCGGTTGATGGATGCATCTCTGTCCTGGCACTCGCGGATCCCAGCAAACCAGAAATGATCTCCTTTCTCTCCACTCTGCCCTCAAGAGACGAGAAA TGGAAAAAAGAGAGTTCGCTCAAGCATCGAGAAATCGAGGATACAGAAAAGCTGGGTGCATAG
- the LOC135935461 gene encoding NACHT and WD repeat domain-containing protein 2 isoform X1 has protein sequence MDDRMVDRIFAGSLEHRLPPVSSKIVRIFTSSTFTDTGMERNTLMAQVYPKLKDYCREKHGLEFQVVDMRWGVRDEATDDHMTTELCMREIRNCQRLSMGPNFVCFLGQKYGYRPIPTYIVSAELQLLRDELTALNVDGSTLDLWYRKDSNAVPPVSVLQPISSILVNFNNKRVPKLQQQDQAIWWDTMVKMQKLLRKASQSLFNGGKIDKDTMHNYFMSVTEREIINGILNVKNTKNHCLGYIRYINNINLQNLKKASLFIDILNRSLDTEACKLMADLRDVRLPNKIEATNLQRYTIEWIGREGLDPDTHSEYLQHFITHFYKNMVKLVDRAMRKEDSSAQGQIVTEILQHMNACMSCVEVFYGREDTLERIRAHQQNPEAKKPLVLYGEGGCGKTSMLSKSASMSPKWFPGSKPICIIRFLGTTPDSSSLQPTLVSICQQISYNYMLPFEDIPDDLVPLTAYFKYLLTMATKEMPLLLFLDSIDQLTGAQGANKISWLPTKIPPHCKIILTCAAEADNPEISRDYHLLRRMIDADENFIEITDLGEDLAMQVTRMWMQKACRDLTNYQWRLVANAISKCSLPIFVKLVFAEICRWRSYTRPQETYLASTIMDSIMMLFERIEKQHGRLLVFHALAYITAAKSGLSESELEDLISLDDKVLDDVYQYHLPPTRRIPPLLWTRIRNDLPNYLSEREADGVSVMNWYHRQFRDAAKERYFKNKNLSNYFHSSIADYFLGIWGGGVPKPFKFTEIQRHRFNLASKDSSADRKVPTQPLVYYTKEGKVSRYNLRKFGELPFHLVRSQRFDDLFEHVLFNYQWIHAKLSSCPLQAVLSDFEDACAHLSNKETIRELTLVADALRLGGAILGVYPDMLASQLVGRLLPEIATNPNVKRLLEQCDKEGPHHSALIPMHHCLHTPGGPLKYSLEGHQFAVFGFKLTADYRYIVSVSNKFLTWDLATSDLTREVNPDIEGIMQNLVLSPDNRFAAAYTNNNMVVLLNMLSSEFVILATPLENDEEIHGVFLLNAHLLVHGSHTWVQYSLQGDLQARHEGAEFISATFAQAGMEDESGWVRKPILTMECQSLQTMRFILWSGQLDKPDMMLIASNEDGQKMQPLPFHSAMAQNAGWTKVYCMTQEKGVVEASVDGTMWTVTKEFDKPGEQLLQLKLDKEEEHLFGTTCNGFRIWHLEKCTMKSFTLPHSVRNISTKMLQSNSCVLSLSKDILVAAVRKSLHVWSVETEQLLKQLDAHFGRIISLEPLTIGNWNLIITSSIDRSVKVWNINNIFEQVHAIDRHELQIDQITIAQEACIAVTVTRGCVGVWDLLTGTQQSRLADSPLGAIVTHAEVTSDGRYIVSAESGNLIIWNRVQESVIFKEEQPNIKQILLLNNGERFLTVSGPPEGSTDGLLVVRTLPDGGRVWAANFSLSTSFKPAVVTSDNEHIVICSQEDVSGVPKSSKKPSSRRGSVSSTPGSVHSSRSSKSSRSGSARSRSNSVGSTSSGTGPSTKEMLMVFDAETGTLNAKFQLKSGKEVLQILAMPNKGNLVAVIDSDKATVVDIRGGNGNNAKVSRTIQKWGGCCTQDGKYGLYAPTRGGLQLLELKHGATVKTFIPKVAEGVFTVMSLFNQTDEYVLYYHSGRRTLRVFRTADASMIANYRVQAELSAIASTKDGKALVLGAVDGCISVLALADPSKPEMISFLSTLPSRDEKWKKESSLKHREIEDTEKLGA, from the exons ATGGACGATCGGATGGTGGACAGGATTTTTGCGGGCTCGCTGGAGCATCGGCTGCCGCCCGTCAGCTCCAAGATTGTTCGCATTTTTACCAGCTCTACTTTCACAG ACACTGGCATGGAGAGGAACACTTTGATGGCCCAGGTGTACCCAAAACTGAAGGACTACTGTCGCGAGAAACACGGCCTTGAATTTCAG GTGGTGGACATGCGATGGGGCGTGAGAGATGAAGCCACGGACGACCACATGACAACTGAATTGTGCATGAGAGAGATTAGAAACTGCCAGAGACTCTCCATGGGCCCCAACTTTGTG TGTTTCCTAGGCCAAAAGTACGGCTACCGACCGATTCCAACGTACATCGTGTCGGCCGAGCTGCAACTGCTGCGCGACGAATTAACCGCCTTAAACGTAGACGGCTCCACTCTTGACCTATGGTACAGAAAGGACAGCAATGCAGTGCCGCCGGTTTCGGTACTGCAGCCAATTTCATCGATTTTGGTCAATTTCAACAATAAG CGAGTTCCTAAGCTGCAGCAGCAAGATCAAGCTATCTGGTGGGACACAATGGTGAAGATGCAAAAACTGCTGCGAAAAGCGTCGCAGTCATTATTCAACGGCGGCAAAATTGACAAAGACACCATGCATAACTATTTCATGTCAG TGACTGAGCGAGAGATTATAAACGGTATCTTGAATGTGAAAAACACCAAAAACCACTGCCTCGGCTATATCAGATACATCAACAACATTAACCTACAAAATCTAAAGAAGGCGTCGTTGTTTATTGATATTCTTAATAGAAGTCTCGACACTGAAGCTTGCAAACTCATGGCTGATCTCAGGGATGTCCGACTACCAAACAAAATAGAAGCAACAAATTTGCAaag ATACACGATTGAATGGATTGGGCGCGAAGGTTTGGACCCTGACACTCACTCAGAGTACTTGCAACATTTCATCacgcatttttataaaaacatgGTAAAATTGGTGGACCGCGCGATGCGAAAAGAAGACTCAAGCGCGCAAGGACAGATCGTCACAGAAATCCTGCAGCACATGAACGCGTGCATGAGCTGCGTCGAG GTGTTTTACGGTCGGGAGGACACTCTCGAGCGAATCAGAGCGCACCAGCAAAATCCAGAGGCCAAAAAACCGCTGGTCCTTTACGGCGAGGGTGGTTGCGGCAAAACATCCATGCTCTCCAAGTCGGCCTCGATGTCGCCAAAGTGGTTTCCTGGCTCTAAGCCGATTTGCATAATTAGGTTTCTCGGCACCACACCTGACTCGAGCAGTCTCCAGCCTACCCTCGTGTCCATTTGTCAGCAg ATATCCTATAACTACATGTTGCCATTTGAGGATATTCCGGACGACTTGGTGCCTCTGACGGCCTATTTCAAGTACCTCTTGACAATGGCAACCAAGGAAATGCCCCTGCTACTTTTCCTCGACTCGATCGACCAGCTGACGGGGGCGCAAggcgcaaataaaatttcctggcTGCCGACGAAAATTCCGCCCCACTGCAAA ATCATTTTGACGTGCGCCGCAGAGGCGGACAACCCAGAAATTTCGCGCGACTACCACCTGTTGAGGCGGATGATTGATGCTGATGAGAATTTCATTGAGATAACAGATCTCGGCGAGGACTTGGCAATGCAAGTTACACG CATGTGGATGCAGAAGGCGTGCAGGGATTTGACTAATTACCAGTGGCGCTTGGTGGCAAACGCAATTTCAAAATGCTCGCTGCCCATCTTCGTCAAATTAGTTTTTGCCGAAATTTGCCGCTGGAGGAGCTACACGAGGCCGCAGGAAACGTACTTGGCCTCAACCATCATGGATTCGATTATGATGTTGTTTGAAAGGATTGAAAAACag CACGGTAGGCTGTTGGTTTTCCACGCGCTCGCGTATATCACGGCCGCTAAAAGTGGCCTGTCCGAGTCTGAGCTGGAGGATTTGATTTCCCTGGACGATAAAGTCTTGGACGACGTCTATCAGTACCACTTGCCGCCGACAAGAAGGATTCCTCCACTGCTTTGGACGAGAATTAGAAACGACTTACCCAATTATTTATCAGAGCGGGAAGCTGACGGCGTCAGCGTCATGAATTGGTACCACAG aCAATTCCGAGACGCAGCCAAGGAGCGTTATTTCAAGAATAAGAACCTTTCAAACTACTTTCACTCCTCCATCGCGGACTATTTCCTCGGAATATGGGGTGGTGGCGTCCCtaagccatttaaatttactgaaattcAACGACACAG ATTCAACTTGGCTTCTAAAGACAGTTCAGCAGACAGGAAAGTGCCGACTCAACCGCTTGTGTATTACACAAAGGAGGGCAAAGTTTCTCGTTATAATTTAAGAAAG TTTGGAGAGTTGCCTTTCCACTTGGTCAGGTCACAACGATTCGACGACCTGTTTGAGCACGTCCTCTTTAATTACCAGTGGATTCACGCTAAGCTATCCTCGTGCCCTTTGCAAGCGGTGCTCTCTGATTTCGAGGACGCCTGCGCTCATCTCTCAAATAAAGAAACAATCAG GGAGCTAACTTTGGTAGCTGACGCGTTAAGATTAGGCGGTGCAATTCTGGGCGTTTATCCAGACATGCTTGCGTCGCAATTAGTCGGCCGCCTTCTGCCAGAAATCGCTACCAACCCTAATGTAAAACGGCTGCTTGAACAATGTGATAAGGAAGGCCCGCACCACTCCGCCCTCATTCCCATGCATCACTGTCTGCACACCCCAGGTGGCCCCCTcaag TATTCACTGGAGGGCCACCAGTTTGCCGTGTTTGGCTTCAAACTCACCGCCGACTACCGCTACATTGTGTCTGTCTCAAACAAGTTCCTCACCTGGGACCTGGCCACCAGTGACCTGACCCGCGAAGTCAATCCCGACATCGAGGGAATCATGCAAAATTTGGTTCTCAGCCCGGACAACAGATTCGCGGCCGCCTACACAAATAACAACATG GTTGTTCTCCTGAACATGTTGAGCAGTGAATTTGTAATCCTGGCCACGCCGCTAGAGAATGATGAGGAGATCCATGGTGTTTTCCTGTTGAATGCACATCTACTCGTGCATGGAAGCCACACATGGGTTCAGTACAGTCTGCAGGGCGATCTGCAAGCGCGTCATGAAGGCGCCGAGTTTATCAGCGCCACTTTCGCACAG GCGGGCATGGAGGATGAAAGCGGCTGGGTGCGTAAGCCGATTTTGACAATGGAATGCCAGAGCCTACAGACAATGCGATTCATTCTGTGGAGTGGCCAATTAGATAAGCCAGACATGATGCTAATCGCGAGCAACGAGGACGGACAAAAAATGCAACCGCTCCCTTTTCACAG CGCCATGGCGCAAAATGCCGGGTGGACCAAAGTTTACTGCATGACACAAGAGAAAGGCGTGGTTGAGGCTAGCGTGGACGGCACGATGTGGACGGTTACCAAAGAATTTGACAAGCCTGGGGAACAACTACTGCAGTTAAAACTCGACAAAGAGGAAGAACATCTTTTCGGTACAACTTGCAACGGCTTTAG AATATGGCATTTGGAAAAGTGCACCATGAAATCGTTCACGCTGCCTCACAGCGTTCGAAACATTTCAACGAAAATGCTGCAGTCCAACTCCTGCGTGCTTTCATTATCAAAGGACATTCTAGTGGCGGCAGTTAG GAAAAGCTTGCACGTTTGGAGTGTTGAAACAGAGCAATTGTTGAAACAGCTTGATGCCCATTTCGGCAGAATAATTTCCCTAGAACCACTCACTATTGGCAATTGGAATTTA ATCATTACGTCGTCTATCGACAGATCAGTAAAAGTTTGGAACATAAACAATATCTTTGAGCAAGTCCACGCGATTGACAGACACGAATTGCAGATTGATCAGATAAC AATCGCGCAAGAAGCGTGTATCGCGGTTACCGTGACCAGAGGTTGCGTGGGAGTGTGGGACCTGCTCACGGGCACCCAGCAATCCCGCCTGGCCGACAGCCCTTTGGGTGCGATCGTCACACATGCAGAGGTGACCTCAGATGGAAG ATACATCGTGTCCGCTGAGTCGGGGAATTTGATTATCTGGAATCGAGTGCAGGAGAgcgttatttttaaagaggaacaACCCAACATCAAGCAGATTTTGCTGCTGAATAATGGCGAAAG GTTTTTGACTGTGTCCGGACCACCTGAAGGCTCAACAGACGGCTTATTAGTGGTTAGAACTTTGCCCGACGGCGGACGCGTTTGGGCAGCAAACTTCTCTCTGAGCACAAGTTTCAAACCAGCCGTTGTTACCAGTGATAATGAGCATATTGTAATCTGCAGCCAGGAAGACGTCTCCGGTGTTCCTAAGTCGAG CAAGAAACCCAGCTCCCGACGGGGCAGTGTGTCCAGTACACCGGGCAGTGTCCATTCCTCCAGGAGCAGCAAGTCCAGTCGCTCTGGCTCGGCAAGGAGCCGCTCGAATTCCGTCGGTTCCACTTCATCTGGCACAGGCCCGAGCACCAAAGAAATGCTGATGGTTTTTGACGCCGAAACGGGCACCCTTAACGCCAAATTCCAACTAAAATCCG GGAAGGAAGTGCTGCAAATACTGGCGATGCCAAACAAGGGAAACCTGGTGGCTGTGATTGATTCGGATAAAGCTACTGTGGTCGATATTcgcggcggcaacggcaatAACGCCAAAGTGTCGAGGACGATCCAGAAATGGGGCGGCTGCTGCACACAGGACGGCAAATACGGCCTCTACGCCCCGACTCG CGGCGGCTTGCAGCTGCTGGAGCTGAAACATGGAGCGACTGTCAAAACATTCATTCCTAAAGTTGCTGAGGGTGTTTTTACTGTCATGtcgctttttaatcaaacggATGAGTATGTACTCTACTATCACAGCGGACGACGGACGTTGCGCGTATTCAG GACTGCCGATGCGAGTATGATTGCAAACTACCGCGTGCAAGCAGAGTTGAGCGCTATTGCGAGCACCAAAGACGGAAAAGCGCTCGTCCTGGGAGCGGTTGATGGATGCATCTCTGTCCTGGCACTCGCGGATCCCAGCAAACCAGAAATGATCTCCTTTCTCTCCACTCTGCCCTCAAGAGACGAGAAA TGGAAAAAAGAGAGTTCGCTCAAGCATCGAGAAATCGAGGATACAGAAAAGCTGGGTGCATAG